CAATAACATTGACTTGTAATAAAATTTCTTTGCTCTCAAGGAGAACATCGTCCTACGATAAATCCAAGTGAGTATCAGTAAAGCAGCATGGTTGAATTGTCATTCAACTCAAACAGCGGAGGGTGGACGTGGTTTCGCAGACCATAGTCGACGGCCTGGTGCCGTACAAAATTGGCGAAAAGATCCGCACTTTACGGTTGCGGAAAAAAATGGGGCTCGTGGAATTGGGGCAGCACACTGGTCTTTCCGCGGCTCTGCTATCAAAACTGGAGAGGGGAAAGCTTTTTCCCACCTTACCTACACTCTTAAGAATCGCACTGGTGTTCAGCGTGGGACTTGAGTATTTCTTCCGCGAAGAACACAAACACGTTGTTGCAGTGGTACGAAAGAACGAACGCCAGCGTTTCCCCGATAAGCCGGCGACAAATGATGTTTCTTATTTCTTTGAGAGCCTGGATTTTTCAGCTACTGAAAAGAAGCTGAATGCATATTTTGCGGAGTTTCAGCCGATCGCTCCCGAGAAGGCCCGAATCCATTTTCATTCCGGCTTCGAGTTCCTTTACGTCATTCACGGCGATCTGGCACTGAAGATCGGAAACGAGGACTACGTTCTGGCAGCGGGCGATTCGGTCTACTTTGATTCTTCGGTGCCGCATTCGTACCGCAGCGAAGGAAAGAAATCGTCAGAAGGCGTAGTGGTCACGATCGCCTGAAGACCCGTGACTAGGCGGTGGACGCCTTAGCGTCCCGTTATCGAACTCGATAGGCGCGGCCGGTCCCTTTGAGAAGTCCGGCCTTGGATGCAGACCGCGCACATTTACCTGCCACTGCTGATTTGCTCCGCTCCGGCTTTTCCTGAATACTGGATCCAAGGAACGCAACTGCCCCATGATCCACGAAATCTTCCCTGTCGGTCCCCTGCAATGCAATTGTTCTGTCGTCGGAGATGAAACGACACGCGAGGCCATCGTTATCGATCCCGGAGACGACATTTCGAGAGTCCTGTCGGTCGTTCAAAAGCACGGCTTGAAGGTGAAACAAGTCCTGATTACTCACGGCCACATCGATCATGTCGGTGGCGCGATGAAGCTCAAGCAGGCGACGGGAGCTCCGATCCTGATGAACACCAACGACATGTCGCAACTCGGAATGCTGGACATGCAAGCGGCGTGGATTGGAATGGCTGCTCCGGGAATGGTGAAGATCGATGCCTCCCTGGATCATGGAGGAAAGATCTCTGCCGGCACGCTTGAAGCGAACATCCTTCACACCCCTGGCCATACTGAGGGCAGCACGTGCATTTACTTTGAATCCGAAAAGAAGCTGATTGCGGGCGACACACTGTTTGCGGGAAGCATTGGCCGAACGGACCTACCGGGCGGCGACTTTGACAAGATCATGCGCTCACTACATCAGCAACTAATGCAACTTCCTGACGAGGTAGTGGTAATTCCGGGGCACGGACCAGCGACGACGATCGGCGAAGAGAAGGAAACAAATCCTTTCCTCGTCAGATAGCGCGCTTCTTCCTCACGACCTCTGTTTTCTGCTTTTGGGGTAGGAATACTGTGAAAACGGTCCCACTGTTGCCGGGACGCGTGCTCGACCAAACCCGGATGGATCCGCCATGCTTCTGGATCATACCCATGGTGACCCAAAGGCCCAGTCCAGTTCCTTTGGAACCTTTTGTGGTGAAGAACGGTTCGAACAGGCGAGCCTTGTGCTCAGCCTTGATTCCGGGTCCCGAGTCACCAATACTGACGCGAACCCCTCGCTGGCCCTTTCCAGTCCAATGGCGCGCGCGACTCACGCGAACGTGAATCTTTCCTCTGCGTCCAGTGGCATCAATAGCATTGGCCAAGAGATTGGAAAGGATCTGCCTGACCTCGCCGGAATAGGCTTCGATCGGCGCGTCTTTCCCCAGATCGCACTCGATCTGGATATCCGCATTGCGTATCTTCCTGCCGAAGATGGCCAGCACCTCGTCCATGAGTTTAGAGACCTGAACGGGTTCGACGTTGGTGCTGTCGCGGTAGAAACCGAGTGTTTGCCGGGCGATGTGCGCGACTCGGGTTACTTCCTCCTGCGCCATTCGCGTGTAGCCTTTCGCGGTCTCATCCAGGGATTTGTTCTGCTCGAGCAGATACAGCAGGTTGGTTACGGCCTCAAGCGGATTATTGATTTCATGAGCGATGCTGGCCGCCAAACGTCCCGTGGCGGCAAGTTTCTCTGAATGGCGTAACGCTTCGGCAGCCTGACGACGCTCGGTTATATCTTCGATGACCTTGATGATGTATTTCGGTCGACCGTTCTCATCGCGCAGGAGCGAAGCGGCCGTCTGCACCCACGCCTGGGTTCCGTCCTTTCGGATATAACGCTTCTCCGCGGTGTAACTTGGCCACATACCTTCGAGCATGCCGTAGAACTTCTCGTCGTAGGACGGGAGGTCGTCGGGGTGGGTGAACTCGCGGAAGTTCCTGCCGAATAGTTCTTCGCGGGAGAAGCCCAGGATGTCCGTGAGCTTGTGGTTCACCATCAGCATCGAGCCATCGACCGCAATCAGCGCCATTCCCACCGCTGCCTGGTTGAAGGTAGCGCGGAAGCGATACTCGCTCTCACGCAACGCTTTCTCGAACGTCTTGGAAGAGGTGACGTCGATGGCGACGCCGATCATACGTTCGGGAACGCCTTTGGAATCTTTGAAGACCGTAGCTCGAGAATGGACCCATCCCCAGTTGCCATCGCCACGCTGGACTCGAAACTCGATGTCAAAGTCCTGATGCGACGAAACCGCAATCTCAATCGCCAACTTCACCCGGTTGCGGTCGCTCTCGTGAACACGCGAGATGAGCGAGTCGAAATCGTTTGCGAGAGCCTCTGATTCAGAGATACCGAAGATTCGTCGCACCTCCGGGGACCAGATCACGTGGTTCTCGCGGATGTCCCACTCCCATGTGCTGATACCGGCGGACTCGAAGGCTAACTGCTCGCGTTCGCGGCCAAGCCGCATCTGCTCCGCAACGGTGCGCTGATCCGTGATGTCGATGGCTCCTGAGACTACCGCCTGGCGACCTGCGAACTCCACGCTGCTTCCGCTGAAGTAAATCCACTTTGCCGTACCGTCTTTCGTCACGATGCGGGCTTCGAATCGAGACGGGATGGGTTTACCCTCGGCGCGCAGACGGAAGCGTTCCCTGATGTACTCAAGCGAATCCGGATGCACCAAGTCGAGCAGGTTCTTGCGCATGAGTTCTTCGTTCGAGAACCCGGTGATCTCGCTGGTAGCGTTATTGGCGTAAATGAAACTCTGATTGTCGTGGATGAAGATTGCTGATGGAGTCGCGTCGGCCAGGGAACGAAAACGTTGTTCGCTCGCGTTCAAGGCTCGTTCTGCCGCCACTCTGGAAGTTACATCTTCGAAGGCGACGGCAGCAGCAACCAGTTTTCCGCTCGCGTCCAGGATCGGTGCGGCGTTGGCGCGAACCGTCACTTTTTGTCCGTTGTGCCGCACAACTTCGAACTCGTGGCCGTTTACCTGTTCCCTGCTTCGCAAGGCCTTAATGAGAGGCCAGTCGGTAGCGGTGAAGGGAGTGCCGTCTTCATGAAACGCCCGGTACATATCGGGATACTGATCAACATCTTGGGCGACGGGAGCATCGGTTCTCCAGAATTTGTTCGCATAGTCGTTTCGGAGAATGATTTTGCCGGTCGGGTCGGCAATGATGACACCAGCGGGTAATTGCTGAAGCACGTTGTGTAACAGCGTCAAAGCATCGTCTTTGTCCCGAAGCGCTTCTTTCGCCGCATGCTGAAGCCTTGCGTTCTCGACAAATGCTGCCGCCCGATTTGCTAAATCGCCGGCAAACTCGATGTCGTGTTCACCGTAAATCTTGTCTGCCTTGGAGGAGAAAAAGACGATAGCACCCACGGTGTTGCCGAACGCTTTCATGGGAGCAATGAGCATCGACTGGATTCCGAGACTGAGAAGCTGGGAAGCCTGGCTCTGGCTCCGCGTTACAGCCATCAGTAGTTCAGAAATGCCATCGGAAAGCACTACTGGATGATCGCCGCTAGTGACTTGCTTGATGAAATCGCTGTGGAAGAAGTCGGCAGCATGCAGAGGGTCATCGGACGCACGTGGATATGCCGCCGCAAGCGTACACTCGCCGGACGGTTGACAGGTGTAGAGAAAACACCAGTCTGCAAACTCCGGAACCAGCGATTCGGCAAGTGCTCCCAGGGTCTGGTCGAGCGGAAAACCAGCCAGAAAAACCTGATCAGTTCGCGCGAGCAAGGATTTACGCACGAGTTGCGAATCGACTGTAATTCGGGCTGCTCCGTGACGGGATTCCTGCATGACAAAAGAAAAGGAGGGTGGCCAGACCGATCACCACACTACCGATCACCACACTATGGTCGTACAGCTTACCACGCGAACCGTGACTCTCGTTCAGCAACAAAGACGAAAGGGCAGCCCGAAAGCTGCCCTTGTCTCCCGGAGTTCGGTTAGAACCGGAACTGAGGGCCAATCGTGAGTCGCAGATTGTGGTTGGCGCCGCGATCGAAGTACATCAGGTCGCCCGCCTCAATACGGAATCCGAACCAGCCCGCGAAGAATTCCACGCCGCCGCCGGGGTAAAAGACACCGTTCGTATCGCCGCCATTGATTCCCGAGAACTGGTTACCGAGATTCTTGTCGGTACTGAAGTTCAGGAAGCCGCCTTTCATTACGGCAAAGACACGCACTGCGTCACCGGTAGTTTGGAACTTCGGACCGAATAACCCGTGCATCAGACGAAGATTGGTGGTATTGACGGATACCACACCGCCATTCGTCGTCGTGTTCGTGAAGCTTTGCGCGAAGTTGTACGACAGCTCGCCTTCCAGCTGGACATTGGGATGGATGTTGAAACCAACACGTCCACCCAAGCCCCAGAAATTAGCGTTATCAGCGTGCTTCAGACGAACATAGTCCGCATAAACGCCAACCGAGCCTCGGTCTTGCGCGAATGTTGCCGGCGCCGCAAGCAGAAACAGCACCGCGATCATAGCTAATGCGATTTTTTTCATTTCTTTCCACTCTCCAAACCGGTCGTTCGTCCTCCGTGTGGTTCACGCCTTCCCGCTCAGGCGCTCGCCATGAGGAGAGCAGGGAGTCAGCACGGGGACACTCCGACTTGGATGGCAGCGTTGCCCCCGGGGTGGGCTGATGACTAGTTGGTAACTACTCCGAAGTGAGCTGCTGTAGCAGGCGAAAATACTCAGGGAAAGAAATACGTGCCGAACTAGCGCCATGTATCCTTGTTTCCCCTTTGGCCCTTAGAGCGGCCACGGCAAAAGCCATGGCGATCCGGTGATCATCGTGAGAGTTGATATCGGCGCCGTTAAGTTCCTGCTGGCCGGGGATCGTCAAGCCATCTTCGTCTTCTTCGACTTTCGCGCCCATGGCCTTCAGGTTCTCTGCAATGGCGGCAAGACGGTCGGATTCCTTGACCCGAAGTTCCTTCGCATCCCGGATCCGAACGCCGTCTTTCGTATAGGGCGCGATGGCAGCCAGCACAGGAATTTCGTCGATGACAGCCGCGGTGGTGGCGCCAGCTATTTCCGTGCCGCGTAGATTGCCGGATTCCACCGTGATCATTCCGACAAGTTCTCCGTGTTTCTCTTCCAAACGAATGACACGAGTTCTCACTCCCATGGAGGCAAGCACATCGAGTAGAACGGCACGCGTGGGATTCATGCCGAGTCCGTCAATCACGAGGTTTGATTGCGGATACAGCGCGGCAGCACAAAGGAAGAAGGCTGCCGACGAAAGGTCGCCCGGGACGGTGGTCTCGATCGCAGAGAGGTCCTGGAAACCGCGGATACTCAGTCGACAACCCATCCGTGTCACGCTTGCGCCAAAAGCACGCAGTGCAATCTCCGTGTGGTCGCGAGTGGGGACTGGCTCATTAACAACCGTTTCGCCTTCTGCGTAAAGTCCGGCGAGGAGAATGGCGGACTTCACTTGAGCGCTGGGCACCGGCAGAGCGTACTCAATCGCCTGAAGTTTTTGACCGGTGATTTCAAGTGGCGGGAATCCGCTCACAGAATGGATGCGTGCTCCCATGGAAGTCAGCGGCTCAATTACTCTACGCATCGGACGACGCGAGAGCGATTCGTCTCCGATCATCCTGCAGGAAAAGCTCTGTCCGCTCAGTATTCCGGCGAGCATTCGCATCGTCGAACCGGAGTTGCCGCAGTTCAGGTCTTCCGCCGGCTGCTGGAGATGAAGGCCACGTCCTTCGATTTCAACCGCGCCTTCGGTGTGAACTACGTCGCATCCGAGTTCGCGCATGCAAGCAAGAGTGCTGGCGCAGTCCGCCCCTGTAGAGAAATTCAACAGTTTCGTCGTGCCCTTCGCGATTCCCGCCAACATTGCGTAGCGATGCGAAATTGATTTGTCGCCCGGCAGTCGAAGACTGCCTAAGATGTTGTGTGCCGGATGAATAACTGCGACATCGTCCTGCATTTGTATTGGCCCATCCTCGAATAAGTTGCCCGCGTCGGCTACTTCAACTTCTTTATATTGTCAAGAGCAAATACAACTTCTCGCCTTCTTTTTCTCTCTTAGCAGTCAGCGCGGAACAAAGCGCCGAGCTCGGTACCAGTTAACAAGGTCCTCGCCACTGCCTCCCAAACTGGAACGTCTCGTGAAAATTGGGAAGTAACGGAAATGGAACTTCGGCCCTCGGCTCTTTTCCTTATTTTAGCCTTAGCGTTGCCAGCTTGGGCTCAATCAACGCCATGGTCACGCCCCAGTCATGACCGTTTCGAAGCGCCGATCAGTGGAGTGGTTCGCGATTACCGCGGAAACGCTGTGAATGGCGCACGAGTTGAAATACAAGAATTGATGACTGGTCGCACGGTCATCACTACGTATACATACTCCAACGGAAGCTTTCAAACGGATGAGCTACCGGCTGGTCGCTACGAGATCGTTGCGATCTATGGATTGACAGAAGCGCGCATGCGCTTCGACCCGGAGCACGACCGAGATGTCACTCTATCGATGCCTGCGCCCCCGACGACTGAGTCCAGCAGCAATCCCACTGTTTCCCTGTCGCAGATGAAAGTGCCGGGGAAAGCCCGTAAGTTCTTTCAGAAGGCGCTCGATGCTTTCCGGAAGTCACGCATCGACGATGCGTTCGGCTTCGTTCAACAAGCCCTGGGCATGTATCCCGATTACGCACAGGCGCTAGCTCTCCGCGGCGTGCTGAACCTGCAGAAGGGTGATACGCAGAGTGCGCAACCGGACCTGGAGAAAGCCGTCGCACTCGACTATGGAGACGGCACCAGCTTCGTCGCACTCGCGTCTCTGTATAACGTCGAGGGCAAGTTTCAGCAGGCTCAGCAGGTTTTGGAGCGTGGCTTGAGAATGCATCCGGATTCGTGGCAAGCGCTGACGGAGTTGGCGCGAGCCCAGATCGGCAGGAAAGAGTTCAACGAGGCTCTGGGCACCCTGGCGAGATCGGAAAAGCTTCTGCCTCCTAGTATTCATTACCCGCTGATCTTCCGCGCACAGGCTTATGCAGGGTTGAAGAATTACCCCGCTGCCGTTGCTGACTTGCAGACTTTTTTGCAGAAAGAGCCGGACGGACCCAATTCGGAAGCGGCGAGAAAGACACTAGGGAAACTGCAGGAAGTGGTTCTGGCTGAAAAAAAATAGCCACAACACACTGAGATGGAGCGGTCAACCAGCCGCTCCATCTTTCATTTTGCCGATGTTTCGCGCAACACGGCTGCAGGTACTTCCCGCACTTTTGCTGAAACCGTAAAGGCTGGAGTTTCCGAGCCCCTTCCCCACCTGTTTACCTTCCAGTGCGCACGAACGAAGCGAATGTCAGGTTCGCCCCTTAGGTCCAGCAAGATCGGTGTTTGGCTTTTATAAAACTGCTGCGGGAATTCGAGAAGCGCCTTGGGCGTCCAGGTCTGGCCATCCGTTGAACCGAATATCGAGAGGTCGAAAGACTCCTGTTCAACGGCTTCAACGATATCCAAGCTGACCAGAAAGACCCTGTTCTCGGCCGAAGAGATGTCCACGGGATCCCCATCGCCTTTCGCAGTTATAACGGTATTTGCCGGGATGATTGCAGAATCGATCATGTCGGAAATTCTATCGGCTTCAGGGTAGCGCGCAAAGCTTAACTAGCGTCCCAGAAATTCCCGCAACGCGAGGTGGACCTGTTCCGGCGCTTCCAGCGGAGCATAATGTCCCGCTTTGGGAATACGACGCAATCGGCTATTGCGGATGCCGCTGTGGATCTTCTCCATCTCCGCAAGAGGAGTGGCCGTGTCCTCTTCGCCCCACAAGATCAGCGTGGGGACGTTGATGGTGCTCAGGGTTGGAACGGAGTCGGCACGCTCAGCCATGCCACGCTGAACCGCCGCTATGCCCATCGCGGAGGCCTGCATCATCCATCGTTTTGCGTTCTGCACTACATCCGGTCGGTTGCGATGGGTGCTCTCGCCGATCAGTTTCGGAAGCTGTGCCTCGATGAAGGGCTCGGTACCCCGCTTCAGAACGTCCTCAGCGGCCTGGAGACGCGTCTTGCGTGCGTCGTCGCCATCCGCGCTGGCTTTGGTGTCGACGAAAACCAACGCTTCGACGCGCTCACGGAACCGGCGCCAGAACTCAAACAAGATATAGCCGCCAATCGAGTTACCCGCGAAGCTTGCCTTCACAACGCCAACATCCTGTAGCACGGCGAGCAGATCTTCGGCGTGCTGTTGCATAGTAGCGGGTCGATCACCTATCGGAGAATCGCCGAGACCGCGAAGGTCTGGTGTAATGACGCGGTATCGAGTGGAAAGAAGTTCGGCAACGCCGCCCCAGACGTGGTGGCTGGCTGGAAATGGATGCAATAAAACGAGGTCAGGACCGTTTCCACTGACCTCGTAGAAGATTTCTGTGTCTCCGCTGCGTACTCGCATGGCGACTCGAGTTTATCCAAATTCCAGCTATTGCGGAGTGTGTACGCTCGCGACATGGGCCGGCAGTACGTACTCCGGCTCCATGGGGATAATGACCCACGCAACCAGATAAACGATCAATGCGAGTGGAACCGTCGCGACCAAGGCGATGATCCATATCAGGCGCATGAGGGTGACATCGGTGCCGAAGTACCGGGCCATGCCTCCGCAGATACCAGCGATCTTGTTGTCAACCCGGGAGCGCTCGAGGCGCCGAATCGGCATGGTCCCGGCAACAATCCGGCCGCAATAAGCGCAAACACGCGCATCGTCCTGAATGTTCTTTCCGCAGTAGTTGCAGTACATGGACTTCCCTCCACCACATGATACGCAGTCAGTGTGAAAAAGGTTCCCTACATCATTCGGTAGGGCTGTTTCAGGTGCTTCTTTGCCAGACTTGCCCGGGGAGAATCAGGATCTTCCGCCACAACGGTTTGATAGTGCTTCACCGCGTCCTCTCGACGCTGAAGGACGTCGCACATCTCTCCTGCTCCTAACGACGCTCGCAGGCGAAGATCGGGATCTGTCTTCTGGAATTGCAGTACCCGCTCAAACGCTTCCGCGGCGTTCTTTGCGTCGCGCTGGCCGCGAAGCGCCTCACCCAATCCGTACCAGGCCATCTCAATGTGGGCCTCAGGATACGCGCCGCTCTCAGCGGCTTTCAGCAGTTTGTGATAGCTTGCAATCGCCTCGGGTGCTTTGCCGGATGCGTTATAGAGATTCGCAAGTTCAAGCGCCATGAGGAAATTGTGAGGGTAGCTATTGTTAAGGCCATCGATGAGTTCGATGGCTTCCTTGTAACGTTCCTCGCGCCGGAGAAAAAGCGCCAGCGCAATCTTGGCGTCCACGGCAGCCTCTCCTCCACCGTTGGCAGCCTCGTAGAGGTACTTGATTCCCTTTTCCCGGCTGCCACTGAGTCCGATGATCGACGCGGCTACTTTCACTGCCCAACTCACGCTTCCAATCACGTAATTGTGCATGCCGACGATCATCTTCGCGTCGGTGTAGTCCGGCGCCAGCTCCAGCACCTTCTCGTGGTCATGACGAGCGCCAACGGCGCTGCGCAATGCCGAAAACCATGCTTTTTCGATAAGAGCCGTATAGGTTGACTTCAGTCCTCGCGTGACACCACGGGCGTACAGAGCGTCCACGTCATTCGGATTTGTCTTGAGCTTCGCGTCGGACAACTGCAAGGATTGCTGCATCAACGCCTTGATCCGGTCTTTGGTCTTTTGCTCCACCGGAAACTGCTTGCTTTGAAGGAATCCTTCCTTGGCGTAGAGTTCGCTAT
This region of Terriglobales bacterium genomic DNA includes:
- a CDS encoding tetratricopeptide repeat protein, which gives rise to MKPYGSSRFRRLFFRTVLILAFTLLTTLAVASHPKAENSKPKPAQQILKYHLQDEHTRRGFEHFYNLQYDKAIKEFETALEKNPDDAFAVNHLLSGVMFKEMYRIGALDSELYAKEGFLQSKQFPVEQKTKDRIKALMQQSLQLSDAKLKTNPNDVDALYARGVTRGLKSTYTALIEKAWFSALRSAVGARHDHEKVLELAPDYTDAKMIVGMHNYVIGSVSWAVKVAASIIGLSGSREKGIKYLYEAANGGGEAAVDAKIALALFLRREERYKEAIELIDGLNNSYPHNFLMALELANLYNASGKAPEAIASYHKLLKAAESGAYPEAHIEMAWYGLGEALRGQRDAKNAAEAFERVLQFQKTDPDLRLRASLGAGEMCDVLQRREDAVKHYQTVVAEDPDSPRASLAKKHLKQPYRMM
- a CDS encoding PAS domain S-box protein yields the protein MRKSLLARTDQVFLAGFPLDQTLGALAESLVPEFADWCFLYTCQPSGECTLAAAYPRASDDPLHAADFFHSDFIKQVTSGDHPVVLSDGISELLMAVTRSQSQASQLLSLGIQSMLIAPMKAFGNTVGAIVFFSSKADKIYGEHDIEFAGDLANRAAAFVENARLQHAAKEALRDKDDALTLLHNVLQQLPAGVIIADPTGKIILRNDYANKFWRTDAPVAQDVDQYPDMYRAFHEDGTPFTATDWPLIKALRSREQVNGHEFEVVRHNGQKVTVRANAAPILDASGKLVAAAVAFEDVTSRVAAERALNASEQRFRSLADATPSAIFIHDNQSFIYANNATSEITGFSNEELMRKNLLDLVHPDSLEYIRERFRLRAEGKPIPSRFEARIVTKDGTAKWIYFSGSSVEFAGRQAVVSGAIDITDQRTVAEQMRLGREREQLAFESAGISTWEWDIRENHVIWSPEVRRIFGISESEALANDFDSLISRVHESDRNRVKLAIEIAVSSHQDFDIEFRVQRGDGNWGWVHSRATVFKDSKGVPERMIGVAIDVTSSKTFEKALRESEYRFRATFNQAAVGMALIAVDGSMLMVNHKLTDILGFSREELFGRNFREFTHPDDLPSYDEKFYGMLEGMWPSYTAEKRYIRKDGTQAWVQTAASLLRDENGRPKYIIKVIEDITERRQAAEALRHSEKLAATGRLAASIAHEINNPLEAVTNLLYLLEQNKSLDETAKGYTRMAQEEVTRVAHIARQTLGFYRDSTNVEPVQVSKLMDEVLAIFGRKIRNADIQIECDLGKDAPIEAYSGEVRQILSNLLANAIDATGRRGKIHVRVSRARHWTGKGQRGVRVSIGDSGPGIKAEHKARLFEPFFTTKGSKGTGLGLWVTMGMIQKHGGSIRVWSSTRPGNSGTVFTVFLPQKQKTEVVRKKRAI
- a CDS encoding PspC domain-containing protein, which encodes MYCNYCGKNIQDDARVCAYCGRIVAGTMPIRRLERSRVDNKIAGICGGMARYFGTDVTLMRLIWIIALVATVPLALIVYLVAWVIIPMEPEYVLPAHVASVHTPQ
- a CDS encoding alpha/beta fold hydrolase encodes the protein MRVRSGDTEIFYEVSGNGPDLVLLHPFPASHHVWGGVAELLSTRYRVITPDLRGLGDSPIGDRPATMQQHAEDLLAVLQDVGVVKASFAGNSIGGYILFEFWRRFRERVEALVFVDTKASADGDDARKTRLQAAEDVLKRGTEPFIEAQLPKLIGESTHRNRPDVVQNAKRWMMQASAMGIAAVQRGMAERADSVPTLSTINVPTLILWGEEDTATPLAEMEKIHSGIRNSRLRRIPKAGHYAPLEAPEQVHLALREFLGR
- the aroA gene encoding 3-phosphoshikimate 1-carboxyvinyltransferase, which encodes MQDDVAVIHPAHNILGSLRLPGDKSISHRYAMLAGIAKGTTKLLNFSTGADCASTLACMRELGCDVVHTEGAVEIEGRGLHLQQPAEDLNCGNSGSTMRMLAGILSGQSFSCRMIGDESLSRRPMRRVIEPLTSMGARIHSVSGFPPLEITGQKLQAIEYALPVPSAQVKSAILLAGLYAEGETVVNEPVPTRDHTEIALRAFGASVTRMGCRLSIRGFQDLSAIETTVPGDLSSAAFFLCAAALYPQSNLVIDGLGMNPTRAVLLDVLASMGVRTRVIRLEEKHGELVGMITVESGNLRGTEIAGATTAAVIDEIPVLAAIAPYTKDGVRIRDAKELRVKESDRLAAIAENLKAMGAKVEEDEDGLTIPGQQELNGADINSHDDHRIAMAFAVAALRAKGETRIHGASSARISFPEYFRLLQQLTSE
- a CDS encoding MBL fold metallo-hydrolase, translated to MIHEIFPVGPLQCNCSVVGDETTREAIVIDPGDDISRVLSVVQKHGLKVKQVLITHGHIDHVGGAMKLKQATGAPILMNTNDMSQLGMLDMQAAWIGMAAPGMVKIDASLDHGGKISAGTLEANILHTPGHTEGSTCIYFESEKKLIAGDTLFAGSIGRTDLPGGDFDKIMRSLHQQLMQLPDEVVVIPGHGPATTIGEEKETNPFLVR
- a CDS encoding tetratricopeptide repeat protein, with the translated sequence MELRPSALFLILALALPAWAQSTPWSRPSHDRFEAPISGVVRDYRGNAVNGARVEIQELMTGRTVITTYTYSNGSFQTDELPAGRYEIVAIYGLTEARMRFDPEHDRDVTLSMPAPPTTESSSNPTVSLSQMKVPGKARKFFQKALDAFRKSRIDDAFGFVQQALGMYPDYAQALALRGVLNLQKGDTQSAQPDLEKAVALDYGDGTSFVALASLYNVEGKFQQAQQVLERGLRMHPDSWQALTELARAQIGRKEFNEALGTLARSEKLLPPSIHYPLIFRAQAYAGLKNYPAAVADLQTFLQKEPDGPNSEAARKTLGKLQEVVLAEKK
- a CDS encoding cupin domain-containing protein gives rise to the protein MVSQTIVDGLVPYKIGEKIRTLRLRKKMGLVELGQHTGLSAALLSKLERGKLFPTLPTLLRIALVFSVGLEYFFREEHKHVVAVVRKNERQRFPDKPATNDVSYFFESLDFSATEKKLNAYFAEFQPIAPEKARIHFHSGFEFLYVIHGDLALKIGNEDYVLAAGDSVYFDSSVPHSYRSEGKKSSEGVVVTIA